In Naumovozyma dairenensis CBS 421 chromosome 2, complete genome, the following are encoded in one genomic region:
- the NUP42 gene encoding FG-nucleoporin NUP42 (similar to Saccharomyces cerevisiae NUP42 (YDR192C); ancestral locus Anc_8.398): MFGSSGGNNNNRNRTPCKFFQQGKCLKGSACKYAHVYTNANNNGNTNDNTDSKSAIELYRDFTNPQKIDRLQKAISFDLEEAKTIQLNPLSSSYSLAHPCGVNLIANRDLSPEESRWQYYQAKQKNMLQQYEIEMNARSNDIQKCFHNIKEHTDLAARYLQKNTRSLVETGVLAIPKDFITFPLDLTGQTYSNPQSMATPTNTSTFGSTNNAFSITSPGTFGSAPQGASPFASVPQGSSALGSATGGAFGKPAFGTTGVTNSAFGANPFMSNTNATSGTTAAVGSSAFGKPAFGATNTSSAFGNSAFGSSIAAPTSKTSGAFGKPGFSGTIGSGNAGTSTFGSTGFGSTPAAPVAASAGAFGSTGFGASLNQQGTGAFGSAGTNTASTAGGAFGKPAFGKPAFGSSAFGGTSASPFGSTGQTSTAANTSSPFGKVNQGMPGATTTMSPFGKIAGTPATTTTTASPFGSVNNNATQNTTSVFGTSQPATGQTTAFPVFGNAANKSSPFGLPNNTGNAPASNVFGFNTNSTSVPAGQGDAVTTSGNERFYQGLHSEVDKPNEVGDLSQETLDQFKALKFTLGKVPDMPPPVALVK, encoded by the coding sequence ATGTTCGGATCATCAGGTggtaataacaataataggAATCGCACACCTTGCAAATTCTTTCAACAAGGGAAGTGTTTGAAAGGCAGTGCATGTAAATATGCCCATGTGTACACTAATGCAAacaataatggtaatacGAATGATAATACTGACAGTAAATCAGCCATTGAATTATACAGAGATTTTACAAACCCTCAAAAAATAGATAGATTACAGAAAGCAATTTCCTTCGATTTAGAAGAAGCGAAGACCATACAATTGAATCCGTTGAGTTCAAGTTATAGTTTAGCACATCCATGTGGTGTTAACTTAATAGCAAATAGAGATCTGTCACCAGAAGAATCAAGGTGGCAATATTACCAggcaaaacaaaaaaatatgttacAACAATACGAAATTGAGATGAATGCAAGAAGTAatgatattcaaaaatgcTTCcataatattaaagaacATACTGATTTGGCAGCAAgatatttacaaaaaaatacaagaaGTTTAGTGGAAACAGGAGTGTTGGCCATTCCAAAGGATTTTATCACTTTCCCGTTAGATTTAACCGGCCAAACATACAGTAATCCGCAGTCAATGGCAACACCTACAAATACCTCTACATTCGGTAGTACTAATAACGCATTCAGTATTACGAGCCCAGGAACTTTTGGTTCTGCACCACAAGGAGCTTCCCCATTCGCTTCCGTACCGCAAGGAAGTTCTGCACTTGGATCAGCTACCGGTGGAGCGTTTGGTAAACCTGCCTTCGGTACAACTGGAGTAACGAATTCTGCATTTGGCGCAAATCCATTTATGAGTAATACTAACGCTACATCTGGGACAACTGCTGCAGTGGGCTCGAGTGCATTTGGTAAACCAGCATTTGGAGCTACGAATACATCTAGTGCATTCGGTAATTCTGCATTTGGATCATCAATAGCAGCACCAACTTCAAAAACTTCCGGCGCCTTCGGCAAACCTGGATTTAGTGGAACAATAGGCAGTGGTAATGCAGGTACATCCACATTTGGTAGCACAGGGTTTGGTTCAACGCCGGCAGCACCTGTCGCAGCTAGTGCAGGTGCATTCGGATCTACTGGCTTTGGTGCTAGTTTAAACCAACAGGGAACGGGAGCTTTCGGTTCTGCTGGAACAAATACTGCATCGACGGCAGGCGGAGCATTTGGTAAACCTGCATTTGGTAAACCTGCATTTGGATCATCTGCATTTGGTGGTACATCAGCATCGCCATTTGGTTCAACGGGTCAGACATCAACTGCAGCCAATACAAGTTCGCCATTTGGTAAGGTGAATCAAGGTATGCCCGGAGCAACTACCACGATGTCACCTTTTGGGAAGATAGCCGGAACTCCAgctactactactacaaCGGCATCACCATTTGGCTcagtaaataataatgccaCACAAAATACGACATCTGTTTTCGGAACCTCACAACCTGCCACTGGTCAAACAACCGCATTTCCTGTATTCGGAAATGCTGCGAACAAAAGCTCGCCATTTGGTTTACCTAATAATACAGGGAATGCTCCTGCTTCTAATGTCTTCGGTTTCAATACAAATTCAACTTCTGTACCCGCGGGCCAAGGAGATGCCGTTACAACTAGTGGTAATGAAAGGTTTTATCAAGGGTTACATTCTGAAGTTGATAAACCTAATGAAGTGGGAGATTTATCACAAGAAACTCTAGATCAATTTAAAGCATTGAAATTTACGTTAGGTAAAGTACCTGATATGCCACCCCCTGTTGCATTAGtgaaataa